The genomic DNA CATGGTCTGTCCGCGGTACTGGATGGCGAAGTCGACCAGACACGTCGTGCCGCCGAAGGCGGCGGCAATCGTGCCGGTTTCGAAGTCGTCGGCCGAGGTCGTGCCGCCGAACGGCATGTCGAGATGGGTATGGACGTCGATCCCGCCCGGGAGCACGTACTGCCCCGAGGCGTCGATCGTGCGTTCGGCCTGATAACGATGGGCGGGGAGGTCGCGTCCGATCGCCGTGACGAGTCCGTTCTCGCAGAAGACGTCGGCGACGTAGTCGTCCGACGCGGTGATCACGCGTCCGCCGGTGATGAGGAGCGACATCGCGGGCCATGATGGCACAGGACGACGGCGGGCCGCGGTTGCAAGAAATCCCAGCTCGATCGTTCTAAGGCCAGAGGGAGTTCTGGCATGGCCGATCCGCGCCTGTATCAGATTGGTACGCTCGCTGTCCTGCTCGTCTATGGAATAGGGTGGCTCGAATTCGACATCACCCCCGTGCGCGCGGCGCTCATCCTGGCGAGCGTGCTGGGCACGCAGTGGTTGTGCGATCGGCTCAGCGGATCGCCCGCGCGGTTCGCATCGACGTCGCGTAGCGCGCTCATCTCGGGGCTGTCGCTGTGTCTCCTGGTGCGGACGAACGACCCTGCCCTGGCCTGCGCGGCCGGAGTCATTGCCGTCGCCAGCAAATTCCTGATCCGCATCCGCGGCAAGCACGTTTTCAATCCCACCAACGGCGCCCTCGTGGCGATGCTGCTGCTGACCGGGAACGTGTGGGTCTCGCCAGGTCAATGGGGAGCCGCCGCGTTCTTCGCGTTCCTGATGGCGTGCGCCGGCTCGCTGGTCGTCACGCGCGCGGCGCGATCGGACGTGACGCTGGCGTTCATCGCCTGCTACGGCGCGCTCGTCATCGGTCGCTCGCTGTACCTCGGCGAGCCGATGACGATTCCCCTTCATCGCCTCGAGAGCGGCGGGTTCCTGCTCTTCAGCTTCTTCATGATTTCCGATCCGAAGACCACTCCCGATTCGCGCGCCGGACGGATCTGCTTTGCCGCGCTGGTCGCGGCGACTGCGTGGTACGTGCAGTTCCGGCTGTTCCGGACGAACGGCGTGCTCTGGTCGCTGGCGGCATGGTCGCTGGCAGTGCCGGCCCTCGATCGCCTGCTGCCGGCGGCGCGCTACATCTGGGCGTCTGCACCGGCGCCTTCGCGTTCCACGGCAACCACGACAGGCGCGGACAGTCCGCTGACGAGCCGCGCGGCCTGACGGCCAACGAAAGAGGAGAGACTCATGAAACGACTGTTCTTTGGCGCAGCGCTCGCGGCCACGATCGGCTGGTCGAGTGCCACGATCGGGGCGTTCTGCGGCTTCTACGTCGCCAAGGCCGACACCAAGCTGTTCAACCGCGCCTCGCAGGTCGTGCTCGTGCGCGA from Candidatus Binatia bacterium includes the following:
- a CDS encoding RnfABCDGE type electron transport complex subunit D; amino-acid sequence: MADPRLYQIGTLAVLLVYGIGWLEFDITPVRAALILASVLGTQWLCDRLSGSPARFASTSRSALISGLSLCLLVRTNDPALACAAGVIAVASKFLIRIRGKHVFNPTNGALVAMLLLTGNVWVSPGQWGAAAFFAFLMACAGSLVVTRAARSDVTLAFIACYGALVIGRSLYLGEPMTIPLHRLESGGFLLFSFFMISDPKTTPDSRAGRICFAALVAATAWYVQFRLFRTNGVLWSLAAWSLAVPALDRLLPAARYIWASAPAPSRSTATTTGADSPLTSRAA